A segment of the Phocoena sinus isolate mPhoSin1 chromosome 11, mPhoSin1.pri, whole genome shotgun sequence genome:
GAGGACAGTGGCACCCACCCAGCACAGGGCTCCCGGCTGGAGCAGAAGTGGGGAGGCGGTGCTGGCAGGGGGGCGCTCCTCATCACGCCCAGACGGCCTGCTTGCTCAAAAGCGGCAACGGGAATACTCACTTCTCCAGAGACTCTGCAGGAGACAGACAGCTGCCACCCAAAAAGGGCGGCAAGAGAGACTGCTGTGCAGGGCACCTTCTAAGAAGCATCTTCTTTCTGAACTACTTTCTTCCTTAGAACTGTTCCCTTACTTTGTCAGGCTTAAATGATTTCAAACGGAGAGAAAATGACAGCCTGAAAACGCAGCACAGACTCTACAAATCTAGGAATTCTGGTTCCTGTTATTTGAGTCCTCCATGGACAGACACTCCTAACTGATGCCTGGGTTTGAGGCCCCACCACGCCGGAAAGAGACGCCGTGCCCACGTGGCAGCCAGCCTCAGACAGATCCTGCAGTgcaccctcccctgccctgccctgcccgtcTCCTCTGCACTCTCATTGCCCAGGACAGCTCTGCCATCCCCTCCCGATATCCCAACTTGTTAGGAGAAAGAGCCTTCCACGGAGGATCCACCCTGTGTGAAGCCTTTCTACCTGGATACAGAGCGTGGctcccacccagcccctgccatcttcccctctccACACCGTCATGAGCCTCTGCACTACCtggggttgccagatttagcgaCTCAAAATACAGGACGCCCAGCTAAAATCTGAGTATCAGATACACAACAAGTAATTTTTTAGTATATCCCAAATAGTGCACGGAagatatttatactaaaaattatttgttgcttatttgaaattcaaaatttaactggcatcctgtattttatcggGCAATCCTGTACCATacaattctttattctgttttaggTCCTATCAATTAATATTTGGGTGGTGATCTCCAAAAGGCTAAGGATCTCACCCAATCTGTCCTTAGTTCAAAGATGTAAATTTTGAATACTCAGCTTGAATATTCAGTAACTCATAATTAAGATGACCTTAAGATGACCCTAAGTTGTAGGGTCATCTGACTACTAACTCCCtggtataaaattatttaaagtgtatttcttatctcaaatttctctttaaaaatcaacGCACGacaacatttgaaaaatacttttggGATATCTTTTTGGCAACTTAAGTCTGCTACttagaataatatttatatttgcgTGTTTCTCTCTGCAACAGCCAACAACTTCAGTatagataaaaaattttttaaattctaaagctACTCTGTCACTGACACTCACGATGAACAGGGGAAGAGGTAATCGCCTTAGTGAACTGAAAGGTAGCTGCAAAATTTGCAATATTTCCCTTTATGGATACACAGCAGTCAAAAAGAACTTCACAGAAGGTCTGCCATTTTAACAGCTGCCTCGAATGCAAATTCTTCCGCCAAAGTCCCTGTTCCCCTAGCTGCCTCCTGTGCATAACCAAGCAGCTAATGCCTCGACCACGTGAGGGATGCGATGGCCCAAGACCATCTCACCTAAAAACACCCTGCCTGACCCTTCCCTTCACCAGCAGCCCTCGGAGGCCCAGCCAACGGAAACAGGCCATTCTGGTTACACGAGCGCGCAGGGAAAAACTCTCGGCCCCATCAGGCAAGCCCCTGCTTCTGAgactgaggaagaagagaagctAGGAATGGGGAGGCGGGAAGAGGGCCCCTCCTTCGACCCCACCGTCGCCGCCCCTCAGCCCAGTGGCTGGGCCACAGCCCGCCCGGCCCTCTTACCAGTGTGCGTGAGCATATGCCTCTGCAGGGAGCTGGCCCAGGGGAAGACCCGGGGGCAGTGGGGGCAGCTGATCCTCTGCAGGCAGCTGGCATAGGAGCTGCGCTTCACCCTCAGCAGCCTGTCCTCCGGGGGGCTGCCCTGCTCGTCGTCGCTGGGCCCGCTGTGGTCTGCGGCCGCCTCGTCCTGAGCGTCGTCCTCTGCGGTCTGCAGGAACGGACTGAACTTGTTGGTGTCCGTCGTAGCCAGCATCTTCTCGATGCTGGCGAACTCCCCGCTGGAGTCCAGGTCCACCCCGCCGCTGGTGCGCAGCCGGCCCCTCGTCCCCTTTTTCCGGCCCCTCTTCTTTGACAAGCCAGCTGGTCCCTGCTCAGTGGGCGAGGCTGCCTCTGGGCTGGTGGCAGCAGCCGGGGAGTCACTGGATCCTTTCCTGCTGGCGACATCGGTGGTGGCTTTGGAGACGGCGCCCCCTACAACATCTGCAGCTGCAGCGTTACTGCCAGCGCTCGCGGGCCCCGGGTCAGCCACCTTGGTTTTCAGCAAGGTGGGGGCCGAGGACACGGATGAGATGATCTGGGCAATGGAGGCCAGCGGGGGCAGCTCCTCTGTCACGGGGGGCTTTGGCAAAAGCAGGGGGGGCTTGGGGCGCAGCGGCCGCAGCAAGGCTGGGCTGCTTATGAGGGTGGAGTTGCCCAAGAGCGGGGAGCTGTTGACCAGGGCTGAGGAGTAGATGGGCACAGCGAGTTGAACGGAGCCCTGCAGGGGCGGAGCCGGGGCTTCCGGAGTGCTGGCGGCAGAGGCCGCCGCTACAGGGGCCACGGGCTTTTCCAGGACCCCGCTGGGGCCCAAGGTCGCCGGCAGGGTGGGGCAGGCTGGTGGACAGGGAGAGGCCTGCTCATTGCTCGCGGGCTCCTGCTCAGGTTTCTTGGCTTCCCCGGGAGCGGCCGCGTCCTCGTCTCCTCTCCTGAAGTTCTTGGGGATGGACAGATCGATGGGCTCCATGGAGCAGTCGTATGGGGCCGAGGCGGAAGGGCTCAGGAAGGAGGCCGAGTTCTCCTGCTTCACTTGGACCAGGGCCAGGCCCTTCTGGGAGAAGTCCAAGGGCTCGTTGAAGTCCCCTGCGAAGTTGCTGGCAGGCTCCACTTTGACTGCGATGTGCGGGGGCAGCGGCTGGGCGGGGGCCCCGTGACGAAAGCCGTTCTGGGGCTCCAGGAAGGCGGCCAGGGGCTTGCGCTCACCCAGGGCGGCGCCGCCCTCCTCCACCCTGCCCGGGGCCTCGGTGGGCGCGTCGGCGGGGCCCAGGCCGTCGGCCGCCAGGACGTAGCTCTCGATGTCACGCTCGGGCACGTGCAGGTGCTGTTTGAGGACGTGGTGGATGCAGTTGCGCTTGGCCGAGAAGGCGGCGCTGCACTCCTTGCACTCGAAGGGCTTGCGGGCCTTGGGGCAGCCGCCCAGGCCGCGGCCGCAGTGCGCGCGCATGTGGATGCGGAGGGCGCGGTAGTGCTTGAGGTCCTCGCCGCACAGCCGGCACACCGTGTCTGGGGAGCAGAAGGCGTCCACCATCTCAGCCGCGCTGCTGGTCACGTACTCAATGTTCTTCTCGATGTCCTTGCGTGTGGCCTTGAGGTGCTTCTTGCGTAGGTGCCGCTCGCAGTTGGCCTTGACCGTGAAGGGGTAATGGCAGATCTTGCAGATGTAGGGCCGCTCGCCGCTGTGTGTGCGCAGGTGGCGGATGAGCGCGGCCTTGTCGGCGGCGATGTAGTCGCAGATGTTGCACTGATAGGGCGAGATGCCCAGGTGGGAGCGCACGTGCGCGCGCAGCACCCCCGAGAAGGCGAACACCTGGTTGCAGAAGCGGCAGGGGTAGAGCACCTTGCGCATGGCCGGCGTCTTCTTGCCGCTGGGGGCCGTCATGATGGCCTTGAGGTCCCCCTCCGTGATCTCCTGCTTAATCTTGGCCTCCATGCTCAGGGGTAGGAGGGCCTCGATGATGCTGTCCTGCTCCAGCTGCGTCTTCATCTCGGCCTGGCCCGGCAGCTCGAGGCGCGGCTGCTGCAGGAAGAGCTGTGCGGCTGTGTTTGGCTGCGCCCCCGACTGGGACTGCAGCAGGTGGGCGTCGGAGGCCGCCTCCACGGAGCCCCTGAGGAGCTTCAGCGGCGGCGGGGGCAGGCTGGGGCTGATGCAGCCCGGGGAGGCCTGCTGCGCGTTGACGAGGGGTGGAGGTGTGGAGGTGGCCACCACCGTCCGCGGTGTGACCAGGGGCTTTGGCTTCAAAGGGGGCATGTGTTTGAAAATGGCCTGTAGAGGGGCAGCGGGGGCCTTGGACAGAGGTGGAAGACTGATCTGAGGTGGGGCCGAGGCTGCCATCTTCAGGATCTGCTGGATGTCTGCCAGCTCGATGGCTGACTCCCCAGAGATGGGCTTGACCACAATACTGCTGTCAGGCTGGATGATGAAGCCCTTCTGGAAGGGCTGCAGGGACAGATGCTTCATGCTCTCCTTGGTGGCCGGGAGGACGGTAAGAGACCCGCCCAGGGAAGCAGCTTCGAAAGGAGACAGACTCAGCAAGCTGGTGCAGCCAGGGTCCTGAGGTAGCTGACACTTGAGTGCCTGGAGCTGTATCGCTTGGTTGTCATCCGGCAGCGCCTCCTCGGCCAGTGCAGGCCTGGCGTCTTCGATATGCTGCAGGCCCAGCATGGCCAGGAAGACCTTCTGGTCGGGGGCGTCGCCAGGCAGGGCCCTGGACTGCAGCTGCTCCCGTCCCTGGTCGGCAGTTACATGGGTCTGCTTGTGCAGGGTGAGCGAGGAGAGCATGGGGAAGGCCTTGTCACACGTGTCGCAGACGAAGCGGTGCTGCTCACTGATGCACCTGCGCAGGTTCGTTTCACACCAGGCCTGCACGGAAGCCGGGCGGGCGAAAGCAGGGGAACAGAAAGGAGCATTTAGAAATGATCGCCAAACTGCACAGCTGCCCCGGCATCCGGCCCTTCTCCACGGCACGTAGGGTGCCCACCTTCCCCTGCTCCCTAACTCCCGGACCGAGTAAGAAAACCAACTAAGCATCTTACGAATCCTATCTGCTTGATGAATGACGCCGATCCCCAGGATGTCTCGGCAGATCAGCACTGAAGTACGGTTAAGTAATAACACCACAGAGGTAGGAttaattctctctttaaaaatggGGGCCTTGCAAGCCTAACTGATGGCAACTACCACCATCAGTGAAGAACTGGCTTCCTCTGTGACTGTGGGGGAGGAGGCTGCCTGGGAAGGGCACCACGGGGGAGGGGGCTACATGAGCGTACACACGTGGGTACGTACACACATGGACATATGCATGTGCACACATGGACATATGCACATGGTCATGTACACGTGGAATAAGTCACTGAGTCTGGGGCTGCTGGGATGGAAGAATTTCACTGTTGATATCGTCTACCtcgatttttttaaattggaaaaaaaatgggtTCCGAAGTAGTTTTAGCAGGTGTTTTATAAGCAGAGCACAAATACAGCTCAGGCTAACACTGacccaaaatatttgaatagaagCTACAACACTAGAAATATTTAGCTGTGATATCgacattaaagaaatatttaaaaaatacaaattcaattCACCTAGGGCTGTGTGGGGTAGTGAACGATTCACAACTTTAAACCCAAATGCCCCCAAATGGGCAAAGTACTGATGAGCTACACTCACATGCCAGTTAACGTGAAATTCAGCACACAAAATAAAAGGCCGCCAACCCTCGTCAACTCTCAACTTTCAAGAGAAAGGTactattaaacagaaaaaaaccaaatgacAGCATTTTAAGGAAAGGAAGCCTCAGGTGAGGAAATTCAGTCCAGCTGTGTGGGCCATGGAGGTGGCTGCCAGTCATGGGCCAATCGGAATACCTGAGAAATGCGAGGAAACCTCCTACAGGAGAAGTCGGTGAAGCCTAAGTCGTGGAAGCCGGCAGGGATGGAGGGGTTGTTCTGGATGAAGGGCCTTCCCACTGCGTCCCTGGGAAGCTGCTTGTGGACCAGTGCGTTGTGGCGCAGCAGTCCTCGGTGTGTGCGGAAGGTGACGCAGCAAATGTCACATCTGCGGGAAGAAGACACAGGACGTAAGGAGGTGGCCGTGCCGGGGCGTCCACCTGTCCGTTAGCCGTATTGTGTTTTCTGTTGCTTCATTTCAATGGAGCAAAATAAAAAGGCTGTGACATCAAGAAGCCAGCCACCTCATGGTGAGCAACGAAAgactctccctttaaaaaaaaatttatgtccTACCAGCCTCTGGATACCCAGTCTTTGCAGACGGCACAAGTGTGAACAGAGCAGAGAGGTGGGAACCTGAGGCCACTTGCTCTTACCTGTGTTACACGATGTGGAGGGAAcacttccctcccccagctccatgGATTCTGATTACCAAAAACATTTAGAAGCCAAAAAGCACAAATTTCCACAGCAGCTGGAGCAGTCACGTCAGCATCCCTGATATGTGACTGGGATAAAATGATAATCAAATCCTCCAACTGAACTGGTAGCACGTGACAGCAATTATGTATTCAATTCTGCTATTATTACCATCTATCTAAGAAATAACCATAGCTCCCGAATGCTGAGCCACGCTAAGTGCGAGGGCACCCCACAGGGGTAGCGCACGACCCGGCAGGTGGGTGGGCATTCTCATCTTCATCTTCCAGAGGAAAACACCGAGGCTCGAAAATGTTCAGCAACGCGgtggaggtcacacagccaggaagaagCAAAGACAAAATGTGAGCCCTGTTCATACTCCCACCCTCACCTACCATGAAGCCATCTCCCTATCCTAGAAAGACTCTTTCAAATGCGTTCCACAGAAAGATGAAAGACTGTCACGCTTCACTTCAGAGATGACTGCATACACCTGACCCGTCCTGGGCCACATGGACGTGTAACAAACACCACTTTCTAACGGTGGCTCCGTTTTCTCCATGTTTCACACCGGTGCTGCCTTCTAGGTCTTCACTGAGAGCCATCTTAAAACCCAACAATCATTAGGACATCACCCACATCCTTTAGGCCTGCACTGAATACAGCGGCCGTGAAAGCCCTATTTAAACGAATTAAAATGTCCTTAGTCACAAGAGCCCCgtctcacgggctcagccgcgaCAAGCAGTGCAGGCCTGGCGCATTTGCAGGATCGCAGAAAATCCCACTGGACAGCGCCTCTTTCCAACTACtttacacatacaaacacatctGCCCCTCACGAAAGCTCTACGGCAGGTCTTCCCCTGTCTCACGGAGAAGGAATGTGGGGCACAGAGGGCACAGCGACCTGACTGAGCTACACATCTGCCCCTCACGAAAGCTCTACGGCAGGTCTTCCCCTGTCTCACGGAGAAGGAATCTGGGGCACAGAGGGGCACAGCGACCTGACTGAGCTTACACCGCACACACCTTAATGGAAACTTTTTTTGCCTTGAAATCCTTCTCTAGAAATCAAAGAGAGAACGGCATCACGCATGAAGCAGCTGGGCTTCACGTGTAGCGCCGAAAGACCAGTGCCAAGCACGTGCAGCCCCGCTCCCTGTGCTGGGCCGTGGCTGGTACAGCAGCGTGCTCCTGTGTCCCCACCTCCGCGACACCCCCTCCCTGCTGACGCGCCCGCATCTCGCCACCGAGATTCCTGTCATCGTTCAATTAAATTTAGCATGCTGGGTTCCCACGAGCCACTCAAAACACAAACCCCTTTTGAGGGACTTCTGGTTAAGTTCACCAACTGTGATAAAGGCTCTGGGCAGGGATGGCCGCGGAGAACCCAGACGCCTATAGGTATGGAAAGTTCTCACACGGTGGGCCTGCACAGCGCAGCTTCCGTCTCTCCCCGGCTCTGCTTCCCGCAATATCTTGCACTGTTGAGATTTTCTCTCCCTGCACCTATTCCTCTTCCCCTCTGTCCTGTCTGGGCCACAAGCAGGTGAAGTTCAGGGAACTGTCTGGAAGCTGGTCTGTGCCTTCCCTGAAAGGTGAGACTGAGAGGAAGTTAAGAAAGAAAGGACAAGTGCAAAGGCAGCGGGGAGCTGCCACCCAGTGGGCCCTCAGGCATTTTCCACCTGACATCCATGATGACTCACTCTTGAGTTAACAATTAGCACTGACGACATATATTTTGTGTAGAATATTTGCAaagtatttataattaatttttaccaGCGTTGGGACATTACAACAAATACTTAAGCTCAATTCATCCTAGCAACCCAGCCAGTGTGTGACCATCCCATCACAATGGAAGCAGAAGCCTGGTTCTCGCTCACCCTCAGAAGACAGCAGGGCTCACTCCGTCTGTCAGAGAAAGGGTTGTGCATCAAAGTTGGgtaaaggggtggggtgggggggcccctcattaaaaacaaaaaatcacgcacatttaatattttactcaACCTAAAACATATtcagttgatcctcattatttgcAGAGTCTGTGTTTGTGAATTTGCCTACTTgccaaaatttatttgtaaaccCAAGTCAATACTCGCGGTGTGTTCTTGGACAGGCAACGCAACAGAGAACAGAGTGGGAAGAACCTGAGTTGCCTGATGCACACGTTCCCTGCTGGGGCTGGACAAGGAGACGCTCTGCCCTCTCATTTAAGCTCctactgtaaacaagtgtcctttccGCTATCTCTTTAGTGCTGCCACAGTTCTAGCATTTTAGtgtttcttcttgatgagtctgctatttaaaatggtccccaagggcctccctggtggtgcagtggttaagaatccgcctgccaatgcaggggacgcgggtttgatccctggattggaaagatcccacatgtggcggagcagctaagcccgtgcgccacaactactgaagcctgcgtgcctagagcccgtgctccacaacaggagaagccatcacagtgagaagcctgcacgcaccgcaataaagagtagctcccgctccctgccgctagagaaaagcccgcacagcaacgaagacccaacgcagccaaaaataaataaataaaataaataaattttaaaaatgaaatggtcCCCAAGTGTAATGCTGAAGTGCCACCCTGTGTCGCCAAGAGCAAGAAGGCTGTGACGTGCTTTGCAGAGAAAACACGCGTGTTAGATGAGCTCCGTTCAGGCGTGAGCTAGAGTGCTGTcggctgtgagttcaatgttgATGAGTCAAGAGTATATACTATATAgagtgtctttaaacagaaacacacttaaTAAAACCAGGTTATGTATCAATTAGTTCatgaaaatgtgaccagaggcttgcaggaaACTAACCCTGTGTTTCCTCCAGGAACAATGGTTCAGTGCCCACTAACTCTCTGTCTGTGGGGACTTCACGGAATGTACCTACTGTGTAACGAGACTCCACTGCACATTCAACTCGCCCATTTTTATGGGGGCCAAGGACTTAGGCTTGAGTCTAGCTCCACTGAGTGAAGATCCATGTCGCCATCACTGTGTGAGTCACACTCGTAACACAGCATCTTTGATTTCTGGTTTTAGATGCTTTCAGGTAGAGCAAGAACTTAGATTTTTGCAAACCAAACTAAAGCAGCATCCTAGGTTCTTATGATTGTTTCTTCAACTGTTCACAGCTGTCTTGCCCACCCTAAATTTGacagcaaaacaaagaaacaaacaacagcaacaacaaaaacctgtcCAATCTGGCTTATGTGCAAGTATGCCCAACTTAGTTTTCACAGactattctttaaaagaaaacaaacaatattttGCTGGCTTacagaaaatttaattaaattacagCAAATAATTATAAGTATTACTGACATAAACAGGTTGGGGAGAAATCATACTGACCCTCGGCAGCCTGCATGTCAACTGCAGAAGGTGAGCAGGTGGGCCTGAGCAGTGGGCTGCACGCTTCTTGAGCTTTTAACCTTGAGCTTCTAACTTTAGAGTTAAAACGTTTTTGAGCATTTATCCCGTATCGGCTTGCTGTTGGTGAAATGTGTGTGTTATGtatctttatgtatttatatgcacacatatataatgtaccaggtacattataaaatatgaaaatagaacattttaaagGATGAGTGAAGAAAAGTCCCATTATCGAGCCCCAGAGATCTTTCTGAACACCCTCCTCTTTTGAGACTATGGCATCAGTGCAGAGTCTACTGGCCATGAGTATTCCACATGAGGGCATCACACGTGGGTTGTACAAGGGAATGGAGAGTGTCTCGGAAGGTGGCGATAAGGATTACTGCCCTTCTATCGTAGCCATGAATTTTCAGTAACGCTGAGTTTGCACCATTTATCTAGACATATCTATCTCCTCCTTCATTCTCTTATTCACCTTCAAACTCTTCCCGTTTCTGGTATCTGGTACCAAGTGTGCGCTCCATACACACGTGGCAGAATTACCTGGCACCAACCACAGGCTGTGTCCTCGGAGGAAGGCAGGTGTGGAGCAGTGGGGGGATAGGCGCAGGGACCAGGGAGTCCCAGCTGGGAATGGGGAGTCAgagtgtgtgaccttggacaacttgtttcatctgtatttcAGCTGCCTGCTGTGTAAAATTTCCCAAACGTGCCTGAGATAAGAATCCCCCCATGACCTTGTTAAAAACCAGATTCCTGGGGCCACTGCAGATGGACTGGAATCAGAATAACTGGAGGAGgaacccaggaatctgtatttgtGCAAGCACACCAGGTGCCTCTTAGATCAGACAAGTGTGGAAAATAAATTAGTGAGAATCAAGCAAGAGGATCTCGAATTTATGAACAACTAAAGCTACAAGCCCGGGCGAGCTCATTCCCTTCCTGCTATGAGTCTCCgttttctttctcatctgtatGTGGGGATCTTTAGAGTTACCGTGAATAACGGGTAACCAAATGCTCGGAGACCTACAAGGTGCTAGACCAAATTTAACCATTATTTTATAGCGctaggtacaaaaaaaaaaaatcaggaataacCCATTTCCTGGCAATTACAGCAGAcacaaaaatgcagaaaaaatggaattttaatttccaaaggaTGTATTCTCTCCTTTCGCTCTCGAGAACTCCACAGAACAGCAGAACTTCTCCACTGCTGCCGTTTAATCTGGAGACTCACTAGGAGAGACGTGTGTTCCTCCtagtcctgcctctgccctgcacCCCCTGCTTCCTCATCAACCCCGTTCTCTTCTGGAGCCACAGCctgcacacacatgcactcaaGAGCCTCCTAATGCCGTGAAAATGAGCCCTCCATCCACCACATCACACCTCTGTTTCCACAGGGTTTCAATCAAGGTGCTCCTGTTTCACTTCTGAAAGGATATAGACTTTCATCTTACAAACAAACTTCTTGAAAAGTggcagagaaaattaaaatctgcCTTGAAATCAGAAGCACATCAAGAAGCTggttaaaaagaaggaaagaacccTCGTGGGAAAAAACACTGCCCCCCATCTCACACTTGGACCTCTATCTGCGGACAGACTTTAAATGAAACCGTCGTGGAAAACAGTCACCCAGAGACATTTAGATTGTCTTTGTCAGGCAGACACTCGGTTCCTCCTGAGGCCCAGTGGAGGTCACTGCAAATCTGCAGGTGATGCTGCTGGCTGCCGAGCTGGGGCTATCTGCTAACCTCGCTTCGGTCTGTCACCTTCATTAAGGCCACAGCCATTGATCGGGTGGTCCCCACCACTCTTCCCCTCGACCCTGGTTTGGGGGATCTTTCAACCCCGCCAGGAACTCGTGAACAGCACACTGTAAAACATTTAGATGGAGTGGAGCTGTACTTAAGAGTCACGGCAGAGTGACTGGAGGATGATTTCATTTTGCAAGTGCTCTGACGACGTGCCAGGGGGAAATTTTACAGATCCGAGAGGCTGCTTTCGGATTTTCTGGCAACGGAGATGGCCTTAAGTTGCAAACTGAGGGTAACTGTTCCAAATGGAAACTAACTTCCGCTGTCAGTAAGATAAATGCATTTAATGGGGGAAAGTGTATCTAGCTATAGGGTTTAAAGAAGCTAATAACATTCCACCCACTCTTCTAAgaacaaaactttctttttttctttttaaatcacataCTCAAATAGATTAccgtgaagaaaacaaaaattcattatttgaaaaaaactCTAAAGGACAATTTAAGTAAAGGTGAGCTTACTTACGAAACGCAGGGACGAATGCCAATATGGACATCCTGCCTGCCCTTGGCTTATGGAAGGATGATCCCCTATATGTGAGCCCCAAATTGTTCTGCTCACAGAAACAGTGTTTCTCTACCCAAGGCAGTTCACCAGAGCCCACTTCACCCAGAAAACACTTGAATCTCAGCACGTGTTAGCAAATGCTTCTATGAGAAAGGAAGCACGTTTAGTTCGGAATGCGGGGAGAGCGACCTGCTCCCCTAACTGCAGGGTTCCACCTCCCTCAGGGCAGCTCTATTCCCGGGGCAGGGGCTCCAGCACTTCAGTTTACTCGGGGTGGGTGGTAAGGGAAGAGCTGAGGTTTGGGGCCCGTGCAGGGTTGGAACTTCTGGAACCGGAGGGGAAAAGCAGCTGTCTGCAGCTTATCTGCTCTGCCTGCTGTGGCACCTGCAGTGTCACTGAGGGGGATTGGGGAGGTGTGAAGCAGAGACAGGAGGGGCTGGGCGGGGGGTCCCAGGGGAGAGAGATGCCCCCCCCAGAGCAGCAGGCAGGGGAGTGAGCCAAGTTTCCACTGTGGCCCCCGGTATACAAAGGAACAGATGGCAGGACTGGGGGCTGCCAgtgctggggctggagggaggcacTGTGATCCCAGAGCACCTTCACCATGTGCTTGATCTGTAGCCTGTCCTGTCCTCTCCTTCAGAAATCAAACAAACTCACACAGTCTCTCAGCACACGGGCTCTGGCCTTGACGTTGGCCTCGCCGGGAAGAGCACACTGTGAACGTGGTCAGAGAAGGCTGACTTCCATGAGAGTGGTAAACTGCACTGATCTTGAAGCTACCCTGCCAGCCACAGCTCAGGCCAGGGATGGGCCAGGCAGCTCCGGGAGGTCCAGGAAGTGCTCTCCTTTGTTAGCTGGGGCTTTGTCCTTTCAGTTCTCAGAGGGCTTCAATGCAAATGAATGAGGTTCTTGTTCATGCCCAGATCCACGACTagtctcaaaaaaacaaacgTCAGGATCTTAAGAGTCACTGAGTCGAGGACTGACACGTAGCATGGCACACCCAGTGGGGCAGGGCACCACGGAAGCCGTTCTTTACAACACATGCCCTTCCTTCTTATTTaccttttagaagaaaactgCAGAATTCTGGGCTGGGGAAGAAATGTGCTAATTATACACATGCTATAATGGCGTGGGCACTGTGCAGGAAGTAGGGGTACAGGAAGAAGCTGTCAACAGAGCAGCTCACAGTAGGGCTGACAGTGACTTAGCAGGACTAACTCTCACAATTAAAGGCATCAGCCATGAAACAAGGAACGTGTAACCACTAACCAGAGTGGGTTTCCCAACTAACCTTCCTGAAGGATCTACAATGGAGGGgagcttgcacacacacacacacacacacacacacacacacacacacacagaagactgAGTCAAACCAAGGTAAATGTGGAGGCAAAATCACCAGCAAAAGCatcta
Coding sequences within it:
- the RREB1 gene encoding ras-responsive element-binding protein 1 isoform X6 — translated: MMSSSPVGLEGSDLSSINTMMSAVMSVGKVAENGGSPQSIRSPTKPPGPNRIGRRNQETKEEKSSYNCPLCEKICTTQHQLTMHIRQHNTDTGGADHSCSICGKSLSSASSLDRHMLVHSGERPYKCSVCGQSFTTNGNMHRHMKIHEKDPSSATAAAPPSPLKRRRLSSKRKLSHDTESEKEDPAPAKKMVEDRQSGDTEKKADEVFHCPLCFKEFVCKYGLETHMETHSDNPLRCDICCVTFRTHRGLLRHNALVHKQLPRDAVGRPFIQNNPSIPAGFHDLGFTDFSCRRFPRISQAWCETNLRRCISEQHRFVCDTCDKAFPMLSSLTLHKQTHVTADQGREQLQSRALPGDAPDQKVFLAMLGLQHIEDARPALAEEALPDDNQAIQLQALKCQLPQDPGCTSLLSLSPFEAASLGGSLTVLPATKESMKHLSLQPFQKGFIIQPDSSIVVKPISGESAIELADIQQILKMAASAPPQISLPPLSKAPAAPLQAIFKHMPPLKPKPLVTPRTVVATSTPPPLVNAQQASPGCISPSLPPPPLKLLRGSVEAASDAHLLQSQSGAQPNTAAQLFLQQPRLELPGQAEMKTQLEQDSIIEALLPLSMEAKIKQEITEGDLKAIMTAPSGKKTPAMRKVLYPCRFCNQVFAFSGVLRAHVRSHLGISPYQCNICDYIAADKAALIRHLRTHSGERPYICKICHYPFTVKANCERHLRKKHLKATRKDIEKNIEYVTSSAAEMVDAFCSPDTVCRLCGEDLKHYRALRIHMRAHCGRGLGGCPKARKPFECKECSAAFSAKRNCIHHVLKQHLHVPERDIESYVLAADGLGPADAPTEAPGRVEEGGAALGERKPLAAFLEPQNGFRHGAPAQPLPPHIAVKVEPASNFAGDFNEPLDFSQKGLALVQVKQENSASFLSPSASAPYDCSMEPIDLSIPKNFRRGDEDAAAPGEAKKPEQEPASNEQASPCPPACPTLPATLGPSGVLEKPVAPVAAASAASTPEAPAPPLQGSVQLAVPIYSSALVNSSPLLGNSTLISSPALLRPLRPKPPLLLPKPPVTEELPPLASIAQIISSVSSAPTLLKTKVADPGPASAGSNAAAADVVGGAVSKATTDVASRKGSSDSPAAATSPEAASPTEQGPAGLSKKRGRKKGTRGRLRTSGGVDLDSSGEFASIEKMLATTDTNKFSPFLQTAEDDAQDEAAADHSGPSDDEQGSPPEDRLLRVKRSSYASCLQRISCPHCPRVFPWASSLQRHMLTHTGERPYKCQTCERTFTLKHSLVRHQRVHQKARHPKQHGKDSDKEERGEEDSESESTHSGTNPVSESEADSALLASNHVAVTRSRKESLAPKDAGRREERATGRTAGAGQAEASRSAPRAAAAGSPKEQASPGDPEQESPAALVQDLLELPGRRPAHPLLAAADSASLLGLE